From a single Methanofollis sp. W23 genomic region:
- a CDS encoding cobyrinate a,c-diamide synthase, whose product MIPAIVIAGTHSGCGKTTLASGIMAALQARGLQVQPFKVGPDFIDPSHHTAICGRPSRNLDPFMMGEDGVARTFLAASAGADIAVIEGVMGMYDGLEGGDLGSTAHVARILGAPVVLVADVGGMSRSVHALVRGYTGYDAAVRFAGVIFNRVGSPRHREMIEEELSVPALGWVPTEREKAVSSRHLGLAMAGEASMAAFGEVCEAHCDLDALIASAASAPAAMPVPGGADASSRVRLGVARDAAFCFYYQDNLDLLRRAGADLIFFSPFTDSLPEVDGLYLGGGYPELHAEALSASACTSQIRAAAEDGMPVYAECGGLVYLCEGLEADGQEYRMAGVLPAEARMHGRFQALGYVEAAATGASPLLQAGVGFRGHEFHYSSVDPAADARFALSLRRGKGIADGRDGLCEHAVVAGYSHAYLNETFASAFVGAMERRQRGR is encoded by the coding sequence ATGATCCCGGCAATTGTCATCGCGGGCACCCACTCAGGGTGCGGAAAGACCACCCTTGCCTCTGGCATCATGGCGGCCCTGCAGGCGAGAGGTCTGCAGGTCCAGCCCTTCAAGGTCGGCCCTGACTTCATCGACCCCTCGCACCACACCGCCATCTGCGGCCGTCCCTCGCGCAACCTCGATCCCTTCATGATGGGGGAGGACGGGGTGGCCAGGACCTTTCTGGCGGCCTCGGCAGGGGCCGACATTGCGGTCATCGAAGGGGTGATGGGGATGTACGACGGGCTTGAGGGTGGCGACCTCGGTTCCACGGCCCATGTCGCTCGCATCCTCGGAGCCCCGGTGGTGCTGGTCGCTGATGTCGGCGGGATGTCGAGGAGCGTCCATGCCCTGGTCCGCGGCTATACTGGCTACGATGCCGCCGTCCGGTTCGCCGGTGTGATCTTCAATCGGGTCGGGAGCCCGCGCCACCGTGAGATGATCGAGGAGGAACTCTCGGTCCCGGCCCTGGGCTGGGTGCCGACCGAGAGGGAAAAAGCCGTCTCCAGTCGCCATCTCGGGCTTGCGATGGCAGGAGAGGCGAGCATGGCCGCCTTTGGCGAGGTCTGCGAGGCGCACTGTGACCTCGACGCCCTCATCGCCTCGGCCGCTTCGGCCCCCGCGGCAATGCCTGTTCCGGGCGGTGCCGACGCATCCTCTCGCGTCCGCCTCGGAGTGGCACGCGACGCCGCCTTCTGCTTCTACTACCAGGACAACCTTGACCTCCTCCGCCGGGCAGGGGCCGACCTGATCTTCTTCTCCCCATTCACTGACTCCCTTCCTGAGGTCGACGGACTCTACCTTGGCGGCGGCTACCCGGAACTCCATGCCGAAGCGCTCTCGGCCTCCGCCTGTACCTCCCAGATCAGGGCGGCCGCAGAGGACGGGATGCCGGTCTATGCCGAGTGCGGCGGCCTGGTCTATCTCTGTGAGGGACTGGAGGCCGACGGCCAGGAGTACCGGATGGCAGGCGTCCTCCCGGCGGAGGCGCGGATGCACGGGCGTTTTCAGGCGCTTGGCTATGTGGAAGCCGCCGCCACCGGGGCCTCCCCTCTCCTCCAGGCGGGGGTGGGATTCCGCGGCCATGAGTTCCATTACTCCTCAGTCGACCCGGCGGCAGACGCACGCTTTGCGCTCTCGCTCAGGCGCGGGAAGGGGATCGCCGACGGCCGTGACGGGCTCTGCGAGCACGCGGTGGTGGCGGGCTACAGCCACGCCTATCTGAACGAGACCTTTGCCTCGGCATTTGTCGGGGCCATGGAGCGGCGGCAGCGGGGTCGGTGA